The Nicotiana tomentosiformis chromosome 9, ASM39032v3, whole genome shotgun sequence genome contains the following window.
aaccacttcagaaACAGGGACGCCAGCAAACAGACCGAACAAGAGGAATATCAGTacttcatcaacatgatcattggaggggtcgatatccctcaagggccaatgataaaatGCACTAAAGTATCCATCAAGAGGGAAAAGTGCACCCGAGATTACTTCCCGGAGGGAACCATTTCATTCAGTGACGAGGATGCCGAGGGCATCGGgcaacctcataatgatgcactggtaatattcgtacttatcaataaatctcgagttaaacgtgtgttgattgatccaggtagctcggccaacatcatcaaatcgagggtcgtagagcaattgGGATTACAAGATCAATTAGTGCTAGCAGTCCGGGTGTTGAACGAATTTAACATTGCATGCAAAACCACTAAAAGGGAGGTAACCCTGCCAGCGAATACCACTGGAACAATCCAAGAAATAAAGTTTTATGTAATCGAATGGGACATAAGATATACTGATCTATTCGGAAGACCATGGGTTCACAACATAAGGGCGGTACCTTCTACCTTACACCAGGCGTTAAAATTCCCTACACCGGGAGGAATCAAGACTGTTTACAGAGAACAACCAACTGGAAAGGAGATGCTTGCAGTCGACGAAGTACTCCCGGTGGCTACCGTCTTAGGGAACATGGAGTCGACCAAAAAGGACAAAGTTTAATAGCAACCACTGTTGTCATCCCCTGCCGGACCACAGGAATGAGGAGTAGACAAAGAGGATGATTACGGAGTTCCAAGATCGTTCATAGCTCTTGATGATACAGACGCCACGAAATCAACGATtgaagagttggagcaagtcacactGATCGAACACCTACcggatcaaaaggtatacctgggcacggggttaacccccgagctcagggaaaaaatcattaattttattaaatctaacatagattgtttcacttagtcccatcttgacatgacagatATCCCTCCGGAAGTAACCACTCACAAACTGAGTTTGggcccgaagttccatccggttaagTAGCAAAAGGATGCCGcattccgaggtcaaacatgcattcatcaaggacgaggtatctaaactccttaaaataggatccatctgGGAGGTTAGGTACCCGAACTGGTTATCTAACatagtagtgcctaaaaaagggaataaggtaagaatgtgtgtagattacaaagatctgaacaaggcatgtcctaaatattcttttcctttgcctaacatcaatcAGATTATCGACGCGATGGtcgggcacgagatactcagctttctcggtACCTATTCCAGGTATAACCAAATTtggatggacccgggcgatcagGCAAAGActtttttatcactaaattcggcacctattgttataacgtaatgttgTTTGGATTAAAGAATGTTGGTGCCagctatcaacgcctagtaaaccggatgttcaaagaatagataggaaaatcaatagaagtttatattaaccacatgttagtcaagtccctaCGAGGACCATTTGGAATATTTCCAGGAAAACTTccacatattgaagaaatataatatgaagctgaacccggagaagtgcGCATTCAGGGTCGGATCGGGAAAATTCCTATGATTTATGATATCcaatcgagggatcgagatcaatcccgacaaaatcaaagccatagaagacatcaccatgGTAAACAACATCAAGATCGTTCAAAGGCTGACCGGGCGTATAGCTGCCCTGGGTcggttcatatcgaggtcctcgAAAAACATCTACCTATTTTTCTCACTGTTGAAAAAAAAGAATAACTTTTCCTGGACCCCGAAATgacaacaagctttggaagaactaaaaCTGTACCTATTGAGTCTGCCCCTGCTCCACATTCCGAAGGCGGACGAACAATTGTACCTTTACTTGGTGGTTTTCGAGGAAGCGGTAAGTGGAGTTTTGGTTCGGGAAGAGAAAGGTGCGCAacttcctatttactatgtcagtagaaCTCTAGGTAAGGCCAAAACAAGGTATCCTCGCCTAGAAAAATtggtgctcgctttgctaagcgcctttAGAAAGTTAAAATCGTACTTCCagtgccaccccatatgtgtcgtaacctcttacccattgaggaatatAATGCACAAACCTAAGCTCTTGGGCCAGTTGAACAAATGTTTTGTCGAAATCAGCAGGTACGATATCAAGTATCGACCCTGAACCGccataaaatctaaaattttggcaAACTTTGGCGTCGACTGTATGCCGGCCTTAATACCTGAAGTCAAAAGGGAATTATTCCTAACCTCGGGGACTACCTCAGGAATTTGGACCTTTTTTACGTACAGTacctcaaacgcaaaagggtctGGGCTCGGCATCGTGTTAAAACCACCTACGGGgaatgtagttaggcaatctattagaactgtcaaattcactaacaatgaggccgagtatgagaccATAATTGTAGGTCTCGAATTGGATACAAGCCTTAGGTCCGAGGTAATCAAATCTAAATGCGACTCCCTCCTAgcggtaaatcaagtcaatgggacattcgatgtgaaagaggaacgaatgcgaagatacTTAGGCAAATTACAGGTAACACTGCATAAATTCAGGGAATGGACCCTGCAGCACGTGCCCCGATATCAGAACAGTGAGACcaatgctctggctaacttgggttCATCGGTCGATG
Protein-coding sequences here:
- the LOC138899341 gene encoding uncharacterized protein; translated protein: MCKYHGTYGHKTKDCQQLRDEVARLFNNAHLQEFLSDRAKNHFRNRDASKQTEQEEYQYFINMIIGGVDIPQGPMIKCTKVSIKREKCTRDYFPEGTISFSDEDAEGIGQPHNDALVIFVLINKSRVKRVLIDPGSSANIIKSRVVEQLGLQDQLVLAVRVLNEFNIACKTTKREVTLPANTTGTIQEIKFYVIEWDIRYTDLFGRPWVHNIRAVPSTLHQALKFPTPGGIKTVYREQPTGKEMLAVDEVLPVATVLGNMESTKKDKV